Part of the Photobacterium sp. DA100 genome is shown below.
TTTATACGCCGGAGAAAAAATTCGGTATTGGCGTATCGGCGGTAGGTTTGTATATGCCAGATATGAAAGATACCACCACGCAACCAAGCTCTATCACTCTCAATGGCTTTGGTTCGATCAATGGTGCCTATGGCGTCGCGATACGCAACGCAAACTACCTAAAGAACGACAAGTACCGCTTGTTTATCGATGCTGAACTAATGGACTCACCAGATATTTTTTACGGTATTGGTGTTGATGCCGGTATGAACAATGAGCGTGTCGATTATGATCGCCGTACCTATTCTGGCTCAGTAACGGGTATGGTACGCGTCCTGCCATATACCTATCTTGGCATGGGCGTTGAACTGTCCCGTAATGAAGCGTCAAATGCTAAGCAGGAGCATCCGGATACACCTTGGGTTGGGGCCGGTGTTGCCAATTTTCCGGAAACCCAGCGTAATGTCGGCGGGATGATCAGCCTGACTTACGATTCCCGTGACTTTGCTCTTAATGCGTCAAAAGGGCGGCTGATTCAACTTGAATACCACAATTTTAATACCGCATTGGGTTCAGATAATGATTTCGAGCGGATAAGCCTTAACTACAGTGATTACCACTCATTGTCGCTTATCCCTGGTGTCCTTGCATGGCAAGCCCGGGTGGAATCAAATTTCGGTGATGTGAGTTGGGACCAAATGGCGTTGCTTGGAGGAGCCGAGGCACTGCGTGGTTACGAGCAGGGCCACTACCGTGACCGGAATTTGTTTATTTCCCAAGCAGAGTACCGTCAACCGCTGTCAGGCCGCCATGGTATGGTGTACTGGATAGGGGCGGGGACATTGGCCGAGGAATTTGATCAACTGGGCGAAGAGGACTGGCTTTACTCCGTGGGGATAGGCTATCGCTTTGAAATCAAGCAGCGCGTCAATTTGCGCCTAGATATGGGCTTTGGTAATGACCAAAGCGGATTTTACTTTGCTATCAACGAAGCGTTTTGACAACAATGAGCTGTTCACCTTTTCGCCCTTTTTTTGCTACCGCTCTACTTTCATTACTGGTTGGATGTTCATCCAATACGTGGCAAACCTATGCAGTGCCAAGCAATGCTGAAGTGACCGAGATGCTAATAGAAGGCAAGTCGACAAGCCAGCCATGGCAATTGCAAGAAGCCCGTTACCCGCAGTTAACCGTGCCTCAAAACGTACGTCCGTGCTGTGCCTTCGGCGATATGCAGAAGGTAAAGCTTGGTTTGGTTTCGGTGCCTTTTTTTCGCCTAAATAACGTGGTAGGGCTTAGCGATATCGGCCCACATAAATTTGCCAGTGGGATTTATTACTACACGTCAGCTTCCTCTTCGGTATTGGATCATGGTGGTAGTGAAAATAACGGCATTGTGTACACCCAACAAGGCGGCTTTATAGATCTTGCCCATGTACGCGATACTGCAGATGACACCATTGGTTTATTCTTCGAAATTTTGGCTAATTTGGGACAAGCCCACCGCATAGACTTACCTGCCGAGCTTGGACCTCGCTATATTGAAATGAGGGCTTTCGATGTATCAGCGCTGACTGATAAGCAGCAGTGGTCAGTAGCTGCACATTTGGCCGCCCGATTGGCATACTTTAAAGCGGAATCTCATGAAATTGCCCAGTGGCATGGCTATACCAGTTTTTCTGGTTGGCCAGAAACCATTTCTGCCTATTCGCTTGAAGATCTGTACTCCAATATGCTGGGTGCAAAGATTGTACTTAACTTGATCCAACATCGTAACGTGTTGAGTGAACAGGAATACAATCAGAATGTAAGCTTATGGCTGAACGCAAGCTTGCAGGAACTAGGTATAGTCGATAAGGCGCAGGCAAAACAGGTTCTCGCTGCTGTCGATGGCAAATGGTGGAGCTCGAAAGAGTCTATTCCAAACAAATATATGGTGTTGAAGCGCCATTATGAGCTGGGTGATCAGCAAACCCCTTATTTACTAACGCCAGAGTTATTGGGGGATCAGTTTGAGCACCTTGCTCCAGTGGCGAAAACGTCTGCAATAGCGCTTTCATTGCCAGCCTATGCAGAATCGCTAGAGCTGGATAATATCGCCACGTTAGTACTTGAAATCATGCCTCGTTATGCTGCGACATTTAGCCATATTCCTGAGCAGTTGTGGTCTGAGCGTATTGTTCACACCGAGTTCCCAGTGATTGCTAGATATGCCAAGCAACAGGACAGCAAAGAAATGGAAGCAATAGGAGTTGGCAATGAATAACACCGCGTTTAAAAAAGTAGTCCGTCACTTTATTTCTCTGTTGCTGTTGACTGGCTTATACGGGTGCTCAACTGTCAATAAATACGATGACCTTACGGCTGTCGATATTAACATGGTGTCAACGGCAGAGGCGATGCCACAAGTTATGCACGGGCGATCTTCAAAAGACGATAAGCCTAAGCTGGCTATTGCGTTCGGCGGCGGTGCGTCTCGCGGCATGATGCACCTGGGGGTGATGAAGGCCTTGGAAGAAGCCGGAATCAAAGCTGATATTGTCACCGGCACATCGGTGGGCTCGATCGCTGCTGCCCTATATAGCAGTCACGAATACCCTGATGTTGAACGTAAGATGTTTGAGTTTGCCGAGCATGAGATTGTTGATATCAATCTCTCTCGCAAGGGGCTGATAAAAGGCAAAGCCTTGGCAAGATGGGTGAACAAGCATACCGGGTATAAAGATATCAGCGATTTGCCTGTCACAACCGGTATTGTTGCTACCAACTTGACCCAGCAGAAGGCTGTAATGTTCACTGCAGGAGATATTGGTGAAGCCGTGCAAACTTCATCAAGTGTACCTGGGGTGTTTGTGCCAATTTATCACAATGAAGATATCCTGGTGGATGGGGGAGTGCTGTCACTGGTGCCAGTCTATGCAGCTCGCCAACTTGGGGCGGATATTGTGATTGCTGTTGATGTGTTCTGTAGCTTGCCACCACCTCTCAAGTACACTGCTGTTGATACTATGGCGAACACCTTCTGGATCCAAAGCTGCATAGCCACCAAAGAAGAAATTGATAGTGCAGAGATAGTGCTGGCGCCAGTATCACCCGACCCGAGTTTAGTAAATTTTGGTGGTTCAGTAGAACGCACCGCCGCGATGAATGTTGGTTACCAAGCCATGAAACAGGCATTGCCAGAACTCAAGGCTTATCTGGGGCAAGGGGATTAGATTGCCGCGGTTGCAAACCGAGCATAAAGATTAAAAACGACGAGGCAATGGCCTCGTCGTTTTGATCTGTGGTTCGGGTTTAGGAATGAATATGGCTAAACACGCGTACAGTTGGTTGATGCCTTTAGAATAATTAATATAAATCAAATTGATACTTTGGAATTAATGTCACAATAAGCGGCTGCGAGAAGCGATAGTTTGCTCGCCTGAGTGTTTTTATTAGAACCGGTAAAAAACAATAAGTGACAGAAATGAAAGCGGAAAACACACATTTTCAGAATATTTCGCAGCCAGGGCAGGAAGTCGAATATTCATCCTCTTGGAATCTGATCTCAACGACGGATCCCACTAGCACCATTACTTATGCTAATACCAGCTTTTGTGACGTCGCCGGTTATAGCAACCAGGAATTAGTTGATAACCCGCATAATATAGTAAGGCATGCGGATATGCCCAAAGCGGCATTTGCGCAGCTTTGGCAATATGTCAAAGCAGGCAAAAGCTGGATGGGATTGGTGAAGAACAAGTGCAAGAACGGAAATTACTACTGGGTCTCTGCGTTCGTTACGCCAATCGTCAACAGCGAAGGGCAGGTGATTGAGTACCAGTCTGTACGCAGTCGGCCAAGTAAAGAAGAGATAAAGCGCGCAGAGGGCACTTATAAAGCCATCAACGAGGGCAAGCGTGGTAGCAGCGGCTTTCGCCTGAGATACGGGGCGCTACTGAATGTACTGCTCGTTATTACAGGGCTACTCAGTACATTTCAGGCCGTAACTAGCTATTCAGTTATTTCGATACTCACAAGTGCCGCACTGCTGCTAGGTCTAATGGTTAACCTGTATGCGCAACAACGCTTGTCTGCGGTTACTGCGCTGGCCCGTGAAGCGTATGACAATTCACTGATGGAGCCGATCTATACCGGAAAGTATGACGATTATTCTGGGATAGAGTTGGCGCTGAGGATGCGGCGGGCCGAGGTGCGAGCCATTGTCGGGCGAGCCAGTGAAACGTCAGCGGATATCCTGCTGTCGGCCGAGGATGAATTTGCTCACACGCAGCAAATCAAAACTAATTTACAAGAGCAGACACTTGCAACAGAGCAAGTTGGGGTGGCGATAGATCAAATGGCCTCAACCGTGAGAGAGGTGGCGGAAAATGCATCGAATGCGTCTGAAATGACGGTGAAGGCGCAGCAAGTCGCCAATAGCGGGCTAGTGCGGGTAGAGGAAACCATTACGTCGGTTAATGCTTTGCACAATGAGCTGGATGACTCAAAAAGGGTGATTAATGCATTGTCAGAAAGCAGCCGCCAAATCGAGGGTATTCTCGATGTGATTGGGACTATTGCTGACCAAACTAATCTTCTGGCCCTCAATGCAGCAATAGAAGCCGCTCGTGCCGGAGAGGCGGGAAGAGGCTTTGCTGTGGTTGCCGATGAAGTCCGTTCATTGGCACAGAAAACCCAATCATCGACCGGTGAAATCCACCAGATGATCACCCAGCTTCAGGATATTGCCGGCCAGGCAGTCGCCGCTGTAGAACGCGGTGGCGAACAGTCGGAACATTGCCGTCAACAAGCCCTGGCAATGGGGGAACAGTTGAAGGAAATCAACCATGTCCTGGATGTTGTAACGGATAGCAGCCATCAAATCGCCGCGGCGGTTGAGCAACAAGCGGGGGTGAGTGCCGATATCTCTGAGCATATCCAGAAGATAAATCTATTAGGCAATGAAACAGAGAAAACCAGTGATATTTCGGTGGAAAGTACCCGGATGCTGGTGGAGCGCTTGGAAGGTCTAGAGCGGTTGATGAATCAGTTCCAGCGTCGCCATTAATCAGAATGAAACCTAACGGATTACCGGTGTAAAAAAGCCCACAACATGCAAATGTTGTGGGCTTTTGATTATGTAGAATGAATTATTTGAATTCAGCTTTGCGCATACGGTTCAGTACAGCCATGACTTCAATCACTCGCGGCTTGGCGATATCACCGTAGTTCGGCATGGTACGGAACCACTCATCACTCGCCAGCATCTGGCTGAAGGCTTTACTTGGTGATTTTTCCCAGCCCTTGCCCTGTGCAATCTGGAACCATAACCAACCGATAGCATGCAGTTGGCTCGAGTCGGCGACTTGCTCCAGTGCTTGAAGATCAATGAATTCACGGCCGAAGCGCATAGACGTCTTGTCTTTGACCTGGATACGGAACTTGCCGTCTTCCAGCTGTGCTTTTAGGCCGGCACGGTTGAGCTTACGCGTACGCGGACGGGCGATTTCACTACTTCCCTCCAGCTGGCGGCGGGTAGGGTGAGACGCGACCACCTCTTTCGCTTTCTCGGTCACATCCAGTGCCTGATAGTTGTGCATCTGGATAACTGTATCGGCGACGTCCAGGTAGTCACCTGAGCCTCCCATTACCAGCAATACCGATACGTCCAGCTGGTCTCTTAGCAATGAAATACGATCGACAAGCGGGGTGATGGGTTCGTCGTCCTTGGCAATTAGGGCCTGCATACGCTCATCACGGATCATGAAGTTTGACGCAGAGGTGTCTTCATCAATCAGTAGGGCGTTAGAGCCGGCTTCGATAGACTCTTGTAGCCATGAGGCCTGGGAAGTGGAACCTGATGCATTCTGGGTAGAGAACATGCTGGTGTCCTTGCCCATTGGTAGGTTGCTGATGTATGGCGTTAGATCGACGTTGTGTACACAGCGGCCGTCTTCTGCACGGATCTTCGACGCTGATTCATCAGTAACAATGTACTCTCGGCCATCACCAGGAATATGGTCATAGACCGAGTTCTCGATGGCATTTAGCAAGGTTGATTTACCGTGGAAGCCGCCACCGACAATCATGGTAATACCTTTAGGGACACCCATACCGCGAATCTTGCCGCGGTGAGGTGCTTCCAGTTCAACCGCAAGGCTCTCTGGGCTGACAAACGGAAGGGCGTCAGCCATCGGCAGGTCACTGTTACCGGCCAGACGAGGAAGGATACTGTCGTCTGCAACAAATGCCATTAAGCCTTTATCCGCAAGCTGCTTGCGCAGTGCCACCTGATCTTCGACGGTTTCACAATGACGCTTTAGCTCGTCCATCGGCAATTCACGGGCGATCGTGGCGCGACGGATGATCTTTGGCATGGTGAACGTCAGTAGGTTTGCCGTTTTCTTGGCAATGATTGTACGGCCGTCTGATGGCAAATCTACGCGAAAGCGCAATTCAAGTGCGTCATCGTCAAAGACAACGGCGGTGCGGTCTAGAACGGCTTGTCCCGGGCGGTCGATTTGAATCTCGTTGATCTGCTGGGCCAGTTCAGCGAAATGGCGGGCAATGAAGTCACGAGCTGCACGCTGGTAGTCAGGGGACTGCTCTTTTAGCCATTCAAGATCGGTCAATGACCACTTGCGGCGTGCACGCACACGTGACGCTGGCGCAAAAGGGTCTGATTGAGTGATATCAATGAAGAAATCGAAGTCAACGAAATGGTATTCACCGCGCAAGCTGGAGTAGCTGCGGTAATTATGACGGTCAATTTTATGTAGTTTTGCTTCGAGTAATTGCATGTCGCCTCGATACCTTCGTTAGAAATTCCGGGGGCAGGATTCTACACTAAACGCCTTGAATAAGCATACAAACTTTACTAATAGCTGCATTTTTTCTTAAAGCCAACACCCGAATGGGACCTAGACCTCTACCTTGGTCTAATTGAGCAATGGGTGGGAATGGCATTTAATCAGAGTGTAGATGATGAAAAAGGGAGTACACCATGCTGCAGTTATCAATGACCGTTGCCGAGTACCTGTTGATTCTGGCTGGGCTAGCCATGGTAGGAAACGGGATTATTTTGTATGGCCGTCGGACAAGCGACTGGACTGGTGTTTTGAAGATGTTTTATAACCGTATTGGCATGTCCGTCGAAGAGTTCAAATGGTATCGGTTGGGCGTGGCCTCTCTCGTGTTGGGTGTGATTGTCAGAATAGTGAGTCTGATTATTTGGCCGTTATAGCCATAATAACCACTAGAACCATTGATAAATAGCGGCGAGCGCTTGCTCGCCTAATGGTCTTTTGTCGTGAGAATTGGCTTTGTCATTTTCTTGGTTTGGGCAGCGTTATCGATGCTTTCAACCCGCCAAGCTGACTCCGGCAAAGGGTAAGCTCACCACGATAGCTATGGGCTAACTCGGTGACAATATTCAATCCCAGACCTGTTCCGGGCGTGGTTTCATCGAGCCTGACGCCTCGTTTGATTGCGCTTTGATAAGCATCATCGTCAATCCCGGGGCCATCATCTTCAATAACCAGCAATACAGACTCCGAAGTTTGCTCTGGCTGGTGGACCCTTATCAAGCTATTGGCCCATTTGTAGCTGTTCTCAATCAGGTTACCCAAGATCTCGTCGAGATCTCGCTTTTCGATTGCGACCTGCAAATCACTGTCCAGCTCGTTAACGAGCACAACGCCCCTGTGTGCATATACCTTGTCCATCGCCATGGAGATAGCATCAACTCGGCTTGAAGGGGCAGTTTTAGCTGACAGGATGTTACTTGCCCCTGCCATTCGTGCCCGGCCGAGGTGGTAGTCGATGTGCTGCTGGAGCTGCTGCAGCGACGGTTCAAGTTTTGAACGCTCCTGAACATTGAGGTGGGCGACCTCATTATTGAGTACAGCGATCGGTGTCTTCAGGGCGTGCGAGAGGTTGCCCGCGTGATTTCGCGCCCGTTCTAGCAACTCTTGGTAATGAAATAGCAGGGCATTCAAATCATCGACAACAGGTCGGATCTCGGCGAGATAGATGCCACTCAATTCCGAGGCTTCCCCTTCACGGACTTGTTTCAAGCTTTTTTGCAAGCGCCGCAGTGGCCAGAGTGACCAACTTACCTGCAGCCAGATTAAGCACAGGATACCGCCTGCCATGACAAGTAAAATAAGCCACAAGCCGCCGGTGAGTTGGTTGAGGGTTTTCAGCAATCTTTCTTGGTTGATTGCAACCGTCAAGGTGACAGGCTCATCCAGTTCGGGCAGAAGAATATTTCGGGTCAAGACAATTAGCGATTGCTTGTTGGGGCCAGCATAACCTGATTCCTCATCACCGGTGATACGGGTATCCCACAATGAGCGAGAACGTAATTCGTTATCGGCAACATTCAAAGTCCAGTACAGACCGCTATAAGGTTGCTGGAAGCGAGGGTTAGACAGGGCTCTTGGGGGGATCAAATTCCCTTTGTTGTCGACATCTATCTGTGCGGTTAATTCGTCAAGATAGATATAAAGCTGGTGTTTTTCCTGATCAACCAGGTAAGTTTTGATGAACGAGGGCATCAGGTAACCAGCGGCAAGGGTAATACCTAATAGCCACACAGCCGCGGCAATAAGCAAGCGGCTGCGTAAGCTTGGTAAAGAGGTGTGTGGGGCTCTAATCGGCATTGATACGATACCCGAGTCCTCTTACGGTTTTAATAACATCACCGCCGATTTTGCGGCGTATGCGGCCAATGAACACTTCAATCGTGTTGGAATCGCGGTCAAAGTCCTGCTTGTAAATATGCTCAACCAACTCGGTACGGGAAATGACTTTATCGGCATTGTGCATCATGTACGAGAGCACCTTAAACTCCAACGCGGTAAGATCGATACTCTCACCATTGTGCATTACTTTTGAAGTGCGGGTATCGAGGCTAAGACCGCCGATTTGGATAACGGGTGAGGCATTGCCGGTAGAACGTCGGACCTGTGCACGCAAACGGGCTACTAGTTCAATCATCTGGAAAGGTTTGGTCAGGTAATCATCGGCACCGGCATTTAGCCCTTCGACACGCTGGGTGAGTTCGTTACGGGCACTGAGAATAATGACGGGGCAGGTGACGTTCTCGTCGCGAATGCCTTTGAGCACCGTCAGGCCGTCTAATTTAGGCAGGCCTAAATCGAGGATGATACCGTCCCATGGCTCAGAGGTGGCACGGTATAAGGCATCGATGCCATCACTGGAGAGTTCGGCTACCCAGCCGCTATGTTCTAAACCTTCAACAATTTGTTCGCCCAAGGCTAATTCATCTTCAACGACGAGTATTTTCATTGGTCTACCTTGATAATGTTTTCAAGACCCCGGCCTTTTATTTCGAGAATGGTTAACGTTTTCGCATCGTATTCCACTCTGACAATATTATTATTGGGGTCGATAAGCTTTAATTCATAGATCCAAATGTCATCATCCTCTTCTAACTCGACACGAATGATCCGGCCGTGAAGCTGTTCATCGACTTTGGATTGTAGAGACGAAAAAGGCTGTACCAGCCCTTGTTGAACAGCTCGCATAACGTCGTCGTGGTCTTCTTCAATTTCCAGCTCAACGCTTGCCAGTGCTGAAACTGCAAAAAAGAGAAGTGACAAAATGGCTATGTATTTGCTTTTTCTATTCATACATTGAATTGTAACTGATTGTACGTGAACCGAAAATGAATATACCCAAGTGATTGTATGTTGTATGTGCGAATACAGACAAAATGCCATTTATTTCTTGAATATTATGAGGAGTTGGTCGTTATAAATAGAAATGACCGCTAGAAATAGCTATGCATACCTGCTTGATTTTTTTGAATAAGCCAGGCGTTTTTAGTGGTAGATCATGATATTAACTCGTGCCACACACTATAATCGCACCAATTTTGTTTCGAGATAAAGGGACGTTATGCAATTATCCTTAAAAACAAAACTGTTATTGTCGAGTTTTGTTGCCATTTCTATTACCGCTATAGCCCTTGGCGGTTTCTCTTACCATTCAATGAAAACCCAGGCTTGGCAATCGATTGAAAGTGAAAGCCGCAATACCTCGGTAGCGGTCACCAAAGGGATCGGTGACTGGCTAGCCAACAAACAGGCTGCTGTTAACGCTGTGGTAAAAACGATGGCCGGCAATAATGCGCCAGATATCGTTGAGCATTTGAAGCAAATGCATGTCTCCGGCGATTTCAGTTTGAGTTTTTATGGCAACCAGCAAGGTGATATGTACCGCCAAGATCCATCCCTGAACCGTGCAGGATATGATCCACGTGAAAGGGGCTGGTACAAGGAAGCTTCATCAGCGCGCGCGGCAGTCGTTACAGCACCGTATATGAGCCATACCATGCAGACGTTGGTTGTTACCTTGGCCGAGCCTGTGATGCAGGGTGGTCAGCT
Proteins encoded:
- a CDS encoding patatin-like phospholipase family protein, producing MNNTAFKKVVRHFISLLLLTGLYGCSTVNKYDDLTAVDINMVSTAEAMPQVMHGRSSKDDKPKLAIAFGGGASRGMMHLGVMKALEEAGIKADIVTGTSVGSIAAALYSSHEYPDVERKMFEFAEHEIVDINLSRKGLIKGKALARWVNKHTGYKDISDLPVTTGIVATNLTQQKAVMFTAGDIGEAVQTSSSVPGVFVPIYHNEDILVDGGVLSLVPVYAARQLGADIVIAVDVFCSLPPPLKYTAVDTMANTFWIQSCIATKEEIDSAEIVLAPVSPDPSLVNFGGSVERTAAMNVGYQAMKQALPELKAYLGQGD
- a CDS encoding ATP-binding protein, producing MPIRAPHTSLPSLRSRLLIAAAVWLLGITLAAGYLMPSFIKTYLVDQEKHQLYIYLDELTAQIDVDNKGNLIPPRALSNPRFQQPYSGLYWTLNVADNELRSRSLWDTRITGDEESGYAGPNKQSLIVLTRNILLPELDEPVTLTVAINQERLLKTLNQLTGGLWLILLVMAGGILCLIWLQVSWSLWPLRRLQKSLKQVREGEASELSGIYLAEIRPVVDDLNALLFHYQELLERARNHAGNLSHALKTPIAVLNNEVAHLNVQERSKLEPSLQQLQQHIDYHLGRARMAGASNILSAKTAPSSRVDAISMAMDKVYAHRGVVLVNELDSDLQVAIEKRDLDEILGNLIENSYKWANSLIRVHQPEQTSESVLLVIEDDGPGIDDDAYQSAIKRGVRLDETTPGTGLGLNIVTELAHSYRGELTLCRSQLGGLKASITLPKPRK
- a CDS encoding PAS domain-containing methyl-accepting chemotaxis protein translates to MKAENTHFQNISQPGQEVEYSSSWNLISTTDPTSTITYANTSFCDVAGYSNQELVDNPHNIVRHADMPKAAFAQLWQYVKAGKSWMGLVKNKCKNGNYYWVSAFVTPIVNSEGQVIEYQSVRSRPSKEEIKRAEGTYKAINEGKRGSSGFRLRYGALLNVLLVITGLLSTFQAVTSYSVISILTSAALLLGLMVNLYAQQRLSAVTALAREAYDNSLMEPIYTGKYDDYSGIELALRMRRAEVRAIVGRASETSADILLSAEDEFAHTQQIKTNLQEQTLATEQVGVAIDQMASTVREVAENASNASEMTVKAQQVANSGLVRVEETITSVNALHNELDDSKRVINALSESSRQIEGILDVIGTIADQTNLLALNAAIEAARAGEAGRGFAVVADEVRSLAQKTQSSTGEIHQMITQLQDIAGQAVAAVERGGEQSEHCRQQALAMGEQLKEINHVLDVVTDSSHQIAAAVEQQAGVSADISEHIQKINLLGNETEKTSDISVESTRMLVERLEGLERLMNQFQRRH
- a CDS encoding response regulator transcription factor; the encoded protein is MKILVVEDELALGEQIVEGLEHSGWVAELSSDGIDALYRATSEPWDGIILDLGLPKLDGLTVLKGIRDENVTCPVIILSARNELTQRVEGLNAGADDYLTKPFQMIELVARLRAQVRRSTGNASPVIQIGGLSLDTRTSKVMHNGESIDLTALEFKVLSYMMHNADKVISRTELVEHIYKQDFDRDSNTIEVFIGRIRRKIGGDVIKTVRGLGYRINAD
- a CDS encoding BamA/TamA family outer membrane protein, translating into MKKILPFVCLVLSGTSAATQTEQESVQHEPELTAYQRYQQWLDGMLLELGADGGFNPEKGIDWSVMPGPFYTPEKKFGIGVSAVGLYMPDMKDTTTQPSSITLNGFGSINGAYGVAIRNANYLKNDKYRLFIDAELMDSPDIFYGIGVDAGMNNERVDYDRRTYSGSVTGMVRVLPYTYLGMGVELSRNEASNAKQEHPDTPWVGAGVANFPETQRNVGGMISLTYDSRDFALNASKGRLIQLEYHNFNTALGSDNDFERISLNYSDYHSLSLIPGVLAWQARVESNFGDVSWDQMALLGGAEALRGYEQGHYRDRNLFISQAEYRQPLSGRHGMVYWIGAGTLAEEFDQLGEEDWLYSVGIGYRFEIKQRVNLRLDMGFGNDQSGFYFAINEAF
- a CDS encoding PepSY domain-containing protein, translating into MNRKSKYIAILSLLFFAVSALASVELEIEEDHDDVMRAVQQGLVQPFSSLQSKVDEQLHGRIIRVELEEDDDIWIYELKLIDPNNNIVRVEYDAKTLTILEIKGRGLENIIKVDQ
- a CDS encoding DUF4056 domain-containing protein — encoded protein: MLIEGKSTSQPWQLQEARYPQLTVPQNVRPCCAFGDMQKVKLGLVSVPFFRLNNVVGLSDIGPHKFASGIYYYTSASSSVLDHGGSENNGIVYTQQGGFIDLAHVRDTADDTIGLFFEILANLGQAHRIDLPAELGPRYIEMRAFDVSALTDKQQWSVAAHLAARLAYFKAESHEIAQWHGYTSFSGWPETISAYSLEDLYSNMLGAKIVLNLIQHRNVLSEQEYNQNVSLWLNASLQELGIVDKAQAKQVLAAVDGKWWSSKESIPNKYMVLKRHYELGDQQTPYLLTPELLGDQFEHLAPVAKTSAIALSLPAYAESLELDNIATLVLEIMPRYAATFSHIPEQLWSERIVHTEFPVIARYAKQQDSKEMEAIGVGNE
- a CDS encoding ABC-ATPase domain-containing protein, coding for MQLLEAKLHKIDRHNYRSYSSLRGEYHFVDFDFFIDITQSDPFAPASRVRARRKWSLTDLEWLKEQSPDYQRAARDFIARHFAELAQQINEIQIDRPGQAVLDRTAVVFDDDALELRFRVDLPSDGRTIIAKKTANLLTFTMPKIIRRATIARELPMDELKRHCETVEDQVALRKQLADKGLMAFVADDSILPRLAGNSDLPMADALPFVSPESLAVELEAPHRGKIRGMGVPKGITMIVGGGFHGKSTLLNAIENSVYDHIPGDGREYIVTDESASKIRAEDGRCVHNVDLTPYISNLPMGKDTSMFSTQNASGSTSQASWLQESIEAGSNALLIDEDTSASNFMIRDERMQALIAKDDEPITPLVDRISLLRDQLDVSVLLVMGGSGDYLDVADTVIQMHNYQALDVTEKAKEVVASHPTRRQLEGSSEIARPRTRKLNRAGLKAQLEDGKFRIQVKDKTSMRFGREFIDLQALEQVADSSQLHAIGWLWFQIAQGKGWEKSPSKAFSQMLASDEWFRTMPNYGDIAKPRVIEVMAVLNRMRKAEFK